The Paenibacillus spongiae nucleotide sequence TAAGCCAATGGATGGAGCTGTATCAGTAGCGGCTGCAGCCGGATCCGGGCATTATACTGAAGCACGGGCGTACACGATGCGAAGAATAACGTATCGGGTACGCTTTTTTTCATGCGGGGATTCGCCCTCTGCTCATTCGTGCACGAACGTACATTCGCTGACAATCAGACGTCTACCGGTTTCGTTAAAGTATATCTATGGGAAGGAACCGTAAATCCTGTGTCGCCGACAAGCCATTAAGAATGTCTACGGGGAGGAACTTGTGATGAATCCAATGAACAAAGCCGTCTCAGCCGCCCATGCATGGAGCAGTCCCTATTTGCCGATTGGAGGTGCGGAGAAGGTTTATCTCCTTATCGAGGCAGCAGGGAAAGCGGCACTGTCTTCAGCCCGCGCCCAGCTCAATCTCTCCCTGGTGCTGGACCGCAGCGAATCGATGTCCGGGCAGCCGCTTGCTTACAGCAAGCAGGCCTGCCAATTCATAACGGATCTCATGGAGGATGGAGATTCACTCAGCATGGTCGCATTCGACCAAGAGGCGGTGACGGTATTCCCTCCCGGGACGACCAGGAACAAGGCTGGAATGAAAAGGATGATCGAAGCCATCGACGCGGGACGAAGCACCAATCTGAGCGGAGGCTTGATCGAAGGCGTAAGGCATGTGCGCAAAGGATTGAAGGACAGCACGGTGAATCGCGTCATTCTGCTGTCCGACGGGCATGCCAATGCCGGCATTACCGACCGCGAGGAGCTGTCGGCGATCGCCCAGATCTATCACGCTGCCGGTATCGGCATTACGACGATAGGGGCAGGAAGCGGCTTGGAAGAGAGTTTTATGGAAGCGGTCGCCGAGAGCGGCGGAGGGAATTTCTACTACATTCGTCAGCCTGACGATATTCCGGCTATTCTCGAGCAAGAGCTGGAAGGGCTGCTCCGCCTCGTTGCCCGGAATGTAACGCTCACTCTGCATCCTTCCGATGCCGTGCGGATTACGGGGATTTTTGGTTATCGAAGCGAGGAGCGATTGGGTGAGCATACCGTACGATTAGGGGACATGGCCGCCGGCGAGAGCAAGCAAGTCCTGATAGAGCTTGCCGTTCAACCGCGCAAGGCAGGTACGCACGCATTGCTGCTCGTGAATTGCGAGTATGCCGATATAA carries:
- a CDS encoding vWA domain-containing protein, with translation MNPMNKAVSAAHAWSSPYLPIGGAEKVYLLIEAAGKAALSSARAQLNLSLVLDRSESMSGQPLAYSKQACQFITDLMEDGDSLSMVAFDQEAVTVFPPGTTRNKAGMKRMIEAIDAGRSTNLSGGLIEGVRHVRKGLKDSTVNRVILLSDGHANAGITDREELSAIAQIYHAAGIGITTIGAGSGLEESFMEAVAESGGGNFYYIRQPDDIPAILEQELEGLLRLVARNVTLTLHPSDAVRITGIFGYRSEERLGEHTVRLGDMAAGESKQVLIELAVQPRKAGTHALLLVNCEYADITSGAAASSHYWEVTASFTADSALLGHPGDAKVLKHMELMESARKCVKNRSELRKRCAKKQRRYP